Genomic window (Asticcacaulis excentricus CB 48):
TGAACCAGAGTTGTTCGCCATGGGCAATCGCACCGAAAACCCTGAGTGTCTGGTGGAGCAGGCTGTCAATGCGGCCATCGACAATGCCCTGTCTGAGGCTGAGGCCCTGTTGATGCAGCGTTTTGGCGAAGTGACCCTGGCCATGCTGGCCGCGGATTTTCAGCGCCGCGCTGAAGCCCGCGGCTACACACCACTCAAAGGTCACCCCCACCCGGAGAATAGTCATGAGCCCAGCCAC
Coding sequences:
- a CDS encoding Rrf2 family transcriptional regulator, translated to MLHVLLHLADTDKAVTSERLAQMMSTNPVVIRRVMAGLRAQGLVQSEKGHGGGWRLGRPLKEVTLAEVYRAVGEPELFAMGNRTENPECLVEQAVNAAIDNALSEAEALLMQRFGEVTLAMLAADFQRRAEARGYTPLKGHPHPENSHEPSHDL